CCTTTTGCAGGTTTCTCAACAAGTTATGGATGAAAAGCTAGGGCGAGTGGTGACACGTGTGGTGCTTCCTCGTGTTATTATGCATTCACGTTATCATTATGGGGTAATTCTCAATCCATAATGGTGGTGTTACGGATCATAGTTCTATATTCCTAAAAATCACCAATCCATTGATGAGTGTTATATTGGCAGGCATTCTCTGAAAATTTCACTGGTTTGGAGTTAGAGGATGGAGGAGGACGTGGAACATCaggtgtttttatttttttaattcactgTTATTGTTTTCCTTTCTGTTCTCTGGCCCTAGCCATGTTTAATCAATTTAAGCTGTCAATAGATGTATAGGTGTTGAACTTTTTAATGAACATGAGTTGATATCACCTTGAAACTGATTTTCAAGACAtgctatttttatataatatgtttggCTATGTGATACAAGATGCTTTCACCACAGGAAATAAATCATATGCTACTAGAATTACAATTGTTGTTCCTCATGGAATTACACTGGCGTGTGCATTAAGTTTGCAGGCACACCTAACTGTTTAATAATTAGTGTTTTGTTCCTGCCTGCAGGATCTCACTGGGAGAAGAGGCTACTGATGAATGAGATTATGACTGGTTCAGTGGATACAAGATCAGTGGTGTCAAAAATGACACTTGCTTTATTGGAAGATAGTGGCTGGTACCAGGCTAATTATAGTGTGGCAGACCGTCTTGACTGGGGTCGCAACCAAGGAACTGACTTTGTTACCTCCCCTTGCAACTTGTGGAAGGGTGCATACCATTGCAACACAACCCAGTTATCTGGATGTACATATAACAGGGAGGCAGAGGGTTACTGCCCAATTTTAAGTTATAGTGGTGACCTCCCGCAATGGGCTCGCTATTTTCCGCAGGCTAACAAAGGTATGTTTCTttgcatttattattattattttttaaattgacttTGTTATGTTTATTAGgcatttttacattttttaaaatatatgtacatTCGAACATGTTTATGCTGCTTAAATACTGTTATTTATAGCatgttattgaaaataaatatatttatttgatagaaagGGTCACAACATCTACAACAACAGTATTTGTTTGGAATCATTGTATTGTATTGTACTAATATGTTGTATATATTACAAATCTTATATGCATAAGTGTTCTACGATATAGACATAAAATAAGACAGATCAATAATTAACAGCATATGGATCTATTTTCATGTTTTGATTCTGCCCTTGGTGAGGAGTTAACCTATTTTTATGGTTGTTGCAGGTGGTCAGTCCTCATTGGCTGATTACTGCACATACTTTGTAGCCTATTCTGATGGATCATGTACAGACACTAACAGTGCACGGGCACCTGACAGAAGGTTGGGTGAAGTGCGAGGTAGTAACTCCAGGTGAGACCTTGTGCTtggaatttattaaaaaaatttaataattaagtattaaGTTGGCAACATCGATACCTAAGTTTCTCTTTGTCAAAATGTAGGTGTATGGCCTCATCATTAGTACGCACTGGGTTTGTACGGGGCTCTACGACGCAAGGAAATGGTTGTTATCAGCACAGATGTGTAAATAACTCATTAGAGGTATAGTTTGGTGCTATTGTGTGTATGTTTTTCTCATAAAATGCTTTAACTCATCAGCCTATGACAGATATGGCTGCTTCCAGACTGTTGTGATTtactaacatatatttttatatataaaatacaatcGTTTTCTTAAACTTGCAACCACCTTGACATAGCAAAATCTTTACTTTAGTGGCCAAGAAATCCTTGATTTGCCTTTCATGTAGAATGTTAAATAGAGCAAGGATTGTTTGTTAACTTATAATCTGTTAACTTTCTTTGCCACAATATCATTTGGCAATATAATACTCaagataattttcattttaggtTGCTGTGGATGGTACTTGGAAAGTGTGTCCTGAAGCTGGTGGACCAATTCAGTTTCCTGGTTTCAATGGTAACAATGCTGTTCTGTCTACTGATATCATTTGagtaaaattaagttattaaacCCTCAAGTTTTGAATCTGTAGGTGAACTGATTTGCCCAGCGTACCATGAACTCTGTAGCATGAGTCCGATTTCTATGTTTGGGCAATGTCCCAATTCTTGTAATTTCAATGGAGATTGTGTCAATGGACAATGTCACTGCTTTATAGGGTTTCATGGTCATGATTGTAGTAAACGTGAGCCCTTCTATCCTTCTCTAAAACACATCTTTTACCTGTTATCATGTTTGTCATTCAACTGAAGACTATTCCTTTGGCAGGATCCTGCCCTGGCAATTGTAATGGACATGGCAAGTGCCTTTCAAGTGGGTTCTGTGAATGTGAAAATGGGCACACTGGCATTGACTGCTCTACTGGtaatgaaaatgtcatttttaagtAGTTATTCTATTTGTCTACTAGTAATCAGTGTGGCCAACTTAAGCAGTGGCGCAATTGGTCCAACCAGTGTGTGCACAACAGATATGGTAAACAAGTGCAGTTTGcatttatcaattatatgaaTAACAAGGTGCTTTTGGGTGAATTGCAGCTGTCTGTGACGAACAATGTAGCCTCCATGGAGGTGTCTGTGATAATGGAGTTTGCGAATTTCGTTGCTCTGACTATGCAGGCTACACTTGTCAGAACAGTTCCAAGCTCATCTCTAGTCTTTCAGTTTGCAAAAATGTGTTGCAGAAAGATGCACTTGGGCAGCACTGTGCACCCAGTGAACCAAGTATACTACAACAACTGGAAGAAGTTGTTGTGACACCCAACTACCACCGTTTGTTCCCTGGTGGTGGTGCTCGGAagttatttaatctttttgtgaCTAGCAACTGTGATGAGGCTGCCAAGCAACTAGCCTGCTGGGTAAgtgacttttcttttcttcgtTTTATTCCCAGGTGTTTTCATGTCTCCCCATCCTTATTCTCTAATCAAAATCTTAAAACCTTCACTTTGcaaataatttgttttcactccactgtttctttctttttccaatacCCCTCCATGAATGAAAGAACTCCATTTGATATTCTCATAGGCAGTATCCCAAACATTCCATTTTATATCTTTCGTTTGTTTGAGGCTGAGAATACTTATATTCATGAATTCAACTTACTATTCAAGCATTGCAGCTTGCAATGAGGACTAATATCTTTATCATGTAACACATGGACGACATCTTGGCTACCTGAATTTTATAATGTCTTTTCGATCTTGTAACTAATATGCTGTCTCTGAATACCCAGATCTCTATCCAGAAGTGCGACGATGATGGAGACAACAGGCTTCGGGTATGCCATTCAGCATGCGAGTCATACAATTCAGCTTGTGGAGCATCCCTCGACTGCTCCGACCAGACTCTCTTCAGCAGTAAAGAGGAAGGTGAGGGTCAGTGCACAGGCTCTGGTGATATTAGACTATCCTTGTTTGGTCggtttgttttatatttaaaaatagttcTTCGGATGGTTGTAAGAAGTAGACAGATTTagcattttaccctttttttctaattttattttctatattttggCTTGTAATTTTTCTAGGGTTTAATTGTAGGAAAAGGTGGCATGTAATGTTAATGCATTAGGTTTAGGTTTTCGTTGTGGTTGAGCCCCAAAGTCATTTAAGAAATTGGGTGGGATTGTGCTTTCGAAGATGAAAGCCCGTTGTAGAGAGAACTGTAATGTAATGCAtgcaaaagaaggaaaaaagaaaaggaaaaaaaaaaaagttattcttGAGAGTGAGTTAAGATTCGGCCGAAGGCCtttaaagagaagaaaatgtctCCTGTTTCTTTGCTAATAACATTCTTTTGAGcatctttctatttttctttgtgCATGCATTTCTCCAGAACAGCTTGATCATTGTCAATCCAACCTTGAGCCCGAGTTTTTCTCTCGAGTTGAGCTGAAAAATACCTTCATTGTTTATATCAATCAAGAAATCAGAGACAAAGTAGCAATTATTATGTGGAACTTGCTCAAAGTTTTCATCAAAGTGGATTAAACATTTTAgtggtatatataaaatttgcatttcttttttatgtcaaaatcACTTGTAGCTATATGAAAGCAGTGAAGAAGCTTTGGTTGTACTGATTAGGTGCATGACATGTGAACTTGCTTTCCTTTAAGATAAAGAAACACAACTTAATTGCTTGCGCCACCTTACATGAATGTCAATGTGAATTCAAATGTTTCTTAGAATAACCAAGAAATGCACGTCAATGTTTTCAAATTTGGATCGGGTATGACCTACTTAAGTTCGGGTCTTGATTGGTCTCTcggtaaaaaattaaatatactttaaaacaatattcaaccaaaaaaaaaaatgattgatgatatGTGGTACACaatattcaaccaaaaaaagttatgattgatgatattttgtacgtgttctttatcatataaatcTGAATCATACATTGATTAAGAATCATACATTGTAATAATCAAGTGCTCTATCCGTTAATGTGTCTATGCatgtatgattataattattagtattttataatatacaaaaaatattatatgatataatacaatactaataaaaaataatatatatttcaatagtTTGTAAAATGGATTGAAAATTATACAGACAAGAAATTtcaatagtttgtaatatttttttaagataacgagatgataattaaaattttttattattatcatattaatatttaaaaaaaaaatgtatcttaTTTTACTACAGGCAAgaaacaatacaaaaaattaattttttgatagaCGAGTTAATAAGCTATTCAACTATCATATGaaagcaataaaactataatttttatattttttgtatatacaaataacgtattattatgtgataattttaaattaaaaataaaataatatttaattataaaataatatattatttatatatttaaattgtatactaaaatgACGTATATATAACATCGCTTTATGCGAAACATAGGGGCTTAAAAGAGAAGTAGGCTAACTATTTAATGCTACAAAATATTGGTTACCATAAAACAGCCCCACCATCAATGCCTAAtccaataattcaaattatgttgGTTATACCATTTATTAGTTACTCCAAGGCAACACGCCATGATCGTCTTCTCCATCTAAACTGAAAGGAAttgtttcatattaattaatttcccatccCACCAAATGAACCAACCCCATTATCATATCAATATTTACAAGCTAAAGAAACAAAGAAGGTAATCgcagaaattaaaatatatgcatCAAAAAATAACATTAGAATTTAGATCTGGCAATGAAACTGAAAATTCTAACTGGGGCAGAAAGTGATCACATAATCAGAGCCAGAGCAAGTAAAAGTACTAGTAGCATCATCGTAAGCATAACTGTAAGCCGTGGGACAAGCGTTCTTGAACAGCTTCGAGTACTGTGTGGGCGAACATGTTTGAGGCGTCGCATGGTCGCCGGTGCAGCAAAACTGAGACGTGTTGAACGCAGCACACGCGCTTTTACACGCAACAACAGAGCCCGAATCCATCACCTGTAACTCCGTCGGACAGTTTCGTTTAAGATCAGTAACACAGCCCGCATACCGACAATCTCCGCTGCCACCAACCGCCTTGACGCCTAACCCCACGTTATAACCGTCGACAAGACTGACGTCGTAGAAGTCCTTGTCGTTAGCGTCCTTGCCGATGGTGAATTCCGCAAGGCTCACTGGCGGTGCACCACCGGCTGAACACTTGAGCAAACCGCCGCAATCGCCTGTTACGCATTTGCCATTGCCTGAAGCGTCGAAGTTGCAGCCTGTTCGAGCCCAGATTCGACCGGACCAAGCTTGTGGGACGGGGAACTGGACTGACGCACCTGCAGCTAATGAGAACCCCCCGTCACCGAGAGTGGCGATGCCGTTGCCGCATAAAGTTCCGGGCCATATCGTATAACTGCATTGATTCTGGAGAGTGAAAACTGTAGCCGAAGAACCTGCAATGCCTGTATACAAAGCAGATTGTTATTGCAATATCTAAAACTGATCTTTTAACCGTCAAATAAGAAGACCTATGATGGAGGGAGAAAAGGGgagttcaatattttctttaccAAACGAGAAGAGAAGTAGAAGAAGACAAGTTGAGTGGTTACGAGTCGCCATTGTTGGTTGtatgaagagaagaaagaagtgGAAGAAATAAATAGGGAGGTTAGAGTGGTTGTAGTTGAGATCGTGGAAGTTATATTAAGAAGGAATTTACACAAGGGGTCCTCTCTCTCTTATCTTGCCTGCCTATTAATAATTTGTTGTATCTTTACGTGAGATGAGGCCATCTTTAAATGTTTGTGCATGCATATTTTTCATAATCTCATCTTCATTTCTTCTTTGAGGGTTTGGATTCCATGATCAAATTGCGTACAAGAAATTAAACTgtttagttttttgttttcctaAATTGTCTCACCCTTGCAATGAATCCATGAAAGGCAATGTTTATGTGCATGAGGTAAAATTTTTCTGGCGTCCTTTGCTTGTTTACTAAGTGTCCAAATTAAAACTTGCTTGTTAAGGTTGTCAAAGTTCATACTACACTAGCCGATAAATTGGCGCAGGTTTGatcataaatacatacatacatacatatatatatatacacacactcaTTATCCGAACACAGAATTATAAGCTGAAGCAAAATCATTAACCATGTTATGAGGTAGATAATTAACTGACTCACTTtctgtatttaaaaataattgttagaATCTTAGACAACAGCCCACTTGTTCTTGTGATGATTTTGAGTCTTCACTTTTTTTGACAATGGATCATGTTGGTTAGTCCATTAACAGTAAACTGGAATCAGTCATCATCTGCACCAGTTTttcatatgtatcatcatacATGCTTTGCAGGCTGGCAATAGGGACCTATATCTGGTAAGTATAAAGCGATGAggtaaataaacaaaaaaggtTAAAGTTATGAAAAAGACATCGGCAGGTAAAGCCTTACCTGCCTACCCGAAGCATTGTATTGTTCCAGATATCACCATTCACATAAGGCAATGCTTTTGAAAGGCTATAACTTGGGTAATTCTCATAATCTTGGACACTGTATTTCACAGTACTCAGGTaaattagatgtatatataGGGGGAAAAT
This is a stretch of genomic DNA from Mangifera indica cultivar Alphonso chromosome 11, CATAS_Mindica_2.1, whole genome shotgun sequence. It encodes these proteins:
- the LOC123229759 gene encoding pathogenesis-related thaumatin-like protein 3.5 isoform X2; amino-acid sequence: MFLCIRLHVTVPVRFGFSCFILFSTERETQRVDLKAEKKKKKTLPLTLRVYDVTIAYKHQCPSFLDNVFGVDPSEVHIHVRRIPVKELPTSDSEVGEWLMDAFHEKDQLLSDFKAQGIAGSSATVFTLQNQCSYTIWPGTLCGNGIATLGDGGFSLAAGASVQFPVPQAWSGRIWARTGCNFDASGNGKCVTGDCGGLLKCSAGGAPPVSLAEFTIGKDANDKDFYDVSLVDGYNVGLGVKAVGGSGDCRYAGCVTDLKRNCPTELQVMDSGSVVACKSACAAFNTSQFCCTGDHATPQTCSPTQYSKLFKNACPTAYSYAYDDATSTFTCSGSDYVITFCPS
- the LOC123229759 gene encoding pathogenesis-related thaumatin-like protein 3.5 isoform X3 is translated as MATRNHSTCLLLLLFSFGIAGSSATVFTLQNQCSYTIWPGTLCGNGIATLGDGGFSLAAGASVQFPVPQAWSGRIWARTGCNFDASGNGKCVTGDCGGLLKCSAGGAPPVSLAEFTIGKDANDKDFYDVSLVDGYNVGLGVKAVGGSGDCRYAGCVTDLKRNCPTELQVMDSGSVVACKSACAAFNTSQFCCTGDHATPQTCSPTQYSKLFKNACPTAYSYAYDDATSTFTCSGSDYVITFCPS
- the LOC123229790 gene encoding leishmanolysin-like peptidase, encoding MELSIRCSACLVSRFDSKLRFVATIFEIFLVLLWFEATYAKSQEHQLLWKDPERGSENIISHSCIHDQILEQRKRPGHKVFSITPQVYKESGRAKIHSKGRTLLEIPDLHEQQKDAKQPIRIYLNYDAVGHSPDRDCREVGDIVKLGEPPVNTLSGIPSCNPHADPPIYGDCWYNCTLDDISGEDKRHRLRKALGQTADWFRRALAVEPVKGNLRLSGYSACGQDGGVQLPHEYVEEGVADADLVLLVTTRPTTGNTLAWAVACERDQWGRAIAGHVNVAPRHLTAEAETLLSATLIHEVMHVLGFDPHAFSHFRDERKRRRSQVSQQVMDEKLGRVVTRVVLPRVIMHSRYHYGAFSENFTGLELEDGGGRGTSGSHWEKRLLMNEIMTGSVDTRSVVSKMTLALLEDSGWYQANYSVADRLDWGRNQGTDFVTSPCNLWKGAYHCNTTQLSGCTYNREAEGYCPILSYSGDLPQWARYFPQANKGGQSSLADYCTYFVAYSDGSCTDTNSARAPDRRLGEVRGSNSRCMASSLVRTGFVRGSTTQGNGCYQHRCVNNSLEVAVDGTWKVCPEAGGPIQFPGFNGELICPAYHELCSMSPISMFGQCPNSCNFNGDCVNGQCHCFIGFHGHDCSKRSCPGNCNGHGKCLSSGFCECENGHTGIDCSTAVCDEQCSLHGGVCDNGVCEFRCSDYAGYTCQNSSKLISSLSVCKNVLQKDALGQHCAPSEPSILQQLEEVVVTPNYHRLFPGGGARKLFNLFVTSNCDEAAKQLACWISIQKCDDDGDNRLRVCHSACESYNSACGASLDCSDQTLFSSKEEGEGQCTGSGDIRLSLFGRFVLYLKIVLRMVVRSRQI
- the LOC123229759 gene encoding pathogenesis-related thaumatin-like protein 3.5 isoform X4, with amino-acid sequence MDAFHEKDQLLSDFKAQGIAGSSATVFTLQNQCSYTIWPGTLCGNGIATLGDGGFSLAAGASVQFPVPQAWSGRIWARTGCNFDASGNGKCVTGDCGGLLKCSAGGAPPVSLAEFTIGKDANDKDFYDVSLVDGYNVGLGVKAVGGSGDCRYAGCVTDLKRNCPTELQVMDSGSVVACKSACAAFNTSQFCCTGDHATPQTCSPTQYSKLFKNACPTAYSYAYDDATSTFTCSGSDYVITFCPS